A stretch of the Cyprinus carpio isolate SPL01 chromosome B4, ASM1834038v1, whole genome shotgun sequence genome encodes the following:
- the slc25a3a gene encoding solute carrier family 25 member 3a: protein MYPTTLTQLARSNPFQAPLFSIKPDQQQESLQRKRKLAAAAYDDADVSCEYGSNKYYALCGFGGVLSCGLTHTAVVPLDLIKCRIQVDPVKYKSIFNGFSVTLREDGFRGLGKGWAPTFIGYSMQGLCKFGFYEVFKVLYNDMLGEENAYLWRTSVYLAASASAEFFADIALAPMEACKVRIQTQPGYANTLRECAPKMHAEEGLKAFYKGVYPLWLRQIPYTMMKFACFERTVEMLYKYIVPKPRSECSKPEQLVVTFVAGYIAGVFCAVVSHPADSVVSVLNKEKGSSAVEVVKRLGPAGVWKGLFARIIMIGTLTALQWFIYDSVKVYFRLPRPPPPEMPESLKRKMGLLDY, encoded by the exons ATGTACCCAACCACCCTAACACAGCTGGCACGGTCGAATCCTTTCCAGGCTCCTCTTTTCTCCATCAAACCAGATCAGCAACAAGAGAGCCTGCAGAGAAAACGCAAACTTGCTGCAGCAGCTTATGATG ATGCAGATGTGAGCTGTGAATATGGGTCAAATAAATATTACGCTCTCTGTGGTTTCGGTGGGGTTTTGAGCTgtggtctcacacacacagcagtcgtGCCCCTCGACCTCATTAAATGCCGCATACAG GTGGACCCAGTTAAGTACAAGTCCATCTTCAATGGTTTCTCAGTGACCCTGAGAGAGGATGGCTTTAGGGGTCTGGGCAAAGGGTGGGCTCCTACATTCATTGGTTACTCCATGCAAGGCCTTTGCAAGTTCGGTTTCTATGAAGTCTTTAAGGTGCTGTACAATGACATGCTTGGAGAG GAGAATGCTTATTTGTGGAGGACATCAGTGTATCTGGCCGCATCTGCCAGTGCTGAATTTTTCGCCGATATTGCACTGGCTCCTATGGAAGCATGCAAAGTGCGCATCCAGACGCAGCCCGGCTATGCTAACACCCTGAGAGAGTGCGCCCCCAAAATGCATGCTGAGGAGGGGCTAAAAGC GTTCTATAAAGGTGTTTATCCCTTGTGGCTGAGGCAGATCCCCTACACCATGATGAAGTTTGCCTGTTTCGAGCGAACCGTGGAGATGCTGTACAAGTACATAGTACCAAAACCGCGCAGTGAGTGCTCCAAACCTGAGCAGCTGGTGGTGACCTTTGTTGCTGGTTATATTG CTGGCGTGTTCTGTGCTGTGGTGTCCCATCCCGCTGACTCTGTGGTGTCTGTACTGAATAAAGAGAAAGGCAGTTCAGCTGTTGAGGTGGTGAAAAGGCTGGGACCCGCAG GTGTGTGGAAGGGTCTTTTTGCTCGAATCATTATGATTGGCACACTGACCGCTCTCCAGTGGTTCATCTACGACTCCGTGAAGGTGTACTTCCGTCTGCCCCGTCCACCACCCCCTGAGATGCCCGAGTCCCTTAAGAGGAAGATGGGTCTCCTGGACTACTAG